A region of the Canis lupus dingo isolate Sandy chromosome 8, ASM325472v2, whole genome shotgun sequence genome:
TACAACCTTTGATCTTAAAGTTCTAGTAACTGCTCCTTTCAAAAAACTTGAGACCTAAACTACACAACTTTGACCAAGAACTCTCTCTAGCCACATTCTATCTACATCCTTGAATACGCCAACCTGATACGTTAGTCATGGTCACATTTGACATGAAAAGGAAGCTCCAGAAGTACagttttccaaaatatctttATGCCTGTGTTAAATAATTACACTACCTAAGAAAACCCAAATCTGCTTCAGGCTAGCATCCATCCCATCACcaaccaagaaagaaaatgacctgagaaaatgacccaaagatcaGAAAACTACCAGACTAGTTCTCCAGAGGCCATCACCATGGCAACAGTTTTCATTATGCTTAAACATGTAAATAACACTGTTCCACTGATCTTTTCAAGCACCTGGACCCTTCAAAATATGAAAGACATTGAAGCAAGGGCAACCAATTAAAATCCTGCTTTGGAGAGTACAGACTGGTTCATCCACTTGAGAGAGATGACAATatccattaatatttaattttttttttactttttggatAAGGAATTTATCTTACAGAACAAAGAATTGCTAACAGCATgttcataaagttgaaaaaaaaaaaagtgcaaacaGTCCAAATGTCATCAAGGggatttatttcaataaattacaCTACCGACATGCAATGAAATCTCATacaattactcaaaaaaaaaaaaaaagataaattctctACATGTTGATAGTAAAGATATCCAAgatatattaagtttaaaaaaagccaaaaattatTCCATTCCATATTTCTCTTAAGAAAACAAGttatcattattttctcatttcttttagttGGAACCTAGGAAAAATTTGGAGAAATAGATACCAAATGATTAACCATGGCTATTGAGATGGAGGGTAGGGATAGAGTAGTGTTTCAGGAAATGCAAGGGGACAAGAGAAGCTCCCCATGAGGGTGAATAAGGTAATGAACTGATGTGTATGGTTACCGTGGCCATAGTCACCCAGCTTATTTTAATGACAACATAAGAAATCAAAGAGTCTATGGAGACGGAAGGACCTTGGAGTTATAAAGACCAACACCTATTTTGATACATAAAATGTCCAAGAGGTGGGGATGGGCATACTGGGGGAGGCTGATGTCACCTAGGAAATTTTCCAAAGTATACTCACCACACCCAGAATCTGACAAGCCATCCCCAGTGGAAAATTACAAATCTCCCAGAACCTGTGTTACTGACACGGATGTCCTATAATCTCAGATGcattaagatataaaaatggcaaagaaCATCTGTTTAAAAAGCTCCTCCACAAATGATCCTCCATTCTCTCCCTAAACACTTCCAAAGATGGAAATTTACTACCTCCTAAGGCAGCCTGCTTCACTTAGGCCGTTCTAATTTAATCTATCTCCTTAAATGTTCATTCATCCagcaaaatatttactgagcacctattatgtgttAGCATCATCCTAGGTGCTGGGAACATGGCAAAGAACAAGAGAAGAGTCTGGCTCCCAAGAAACTTACACTCCAACAGAGAGAAATACGTAagtaaataaacaaggaaataccAGGTAGTAATATGTGCTATGAAGAATATAAAGCAAGGTAATAAGAGAGTGACTGGGAAGCTATTTTTATTTGGTAGTCCCAGAATATCTTTCTAAAAAGGTACTGCTTAAgaccaaaatttgaaaaataggagCCAACCATGCAAAGATCTAGGGGCAGAGCATTCCAGGTAGTAAGAACAATCTTGACATGTCTTAGATGTAATAGGTCAGATTGACTAGACCATAGTGATCAAGGCTAAGAGGGAGTCAAGGGCCCAATCCTGTGGAGTTTTGTACGCTTTAGGAAATGGAACATTTCAGAGTTTTAGCAGATGAGTAAAATAATCTGATTTATCATTGTTAAGGTTGCCAGAACCACAGCAGAGAATGCTTTACAGACTTAAAGGAGCAGAGGAACTACACAGGCTGAACAGGCAGCCAATGGCAGTAAAGATGAACATAAGTGAAGAGATACAGGCTATATTTCGGAGAAGACAGGGCTTGCTAATGAAATAGaagtgggaaataacagaaataagGGATCAAGAAAACCTCCTAAAGTTTTGGCTTCAACCAACGTACTGACTGGTGAAGAGGCAGATGGCTGGGTGGAAAGGTTCAGTTTGTAGTTTCATACCAGACATCAAATAAAGATGCCAAGTGGGCAACTGGATTTACTAATCTGGAATGCAGGGAATGGGTCAGAACTAAAAACATAAATGGGGCAAACTGTAGTTacagaaagattatttaaatccATCTatggaaagaaattagaaaacagaagggGTCTATCACCATGTCCTCAGAGAAGCGTCTAGCACAGAGTAGGAAGGTAAAACCAATGACTTGAGAAGGAACAACCGGGAGAGTGTAGTGCTACAGAAGCTTCAAGAAGAAGAAAGTCCTTTACACAGAAGGCAGCAGCCAACTATTTTAAATGCTAAATGCTGCTGTGCATTCAGACAAGGTAAAGTAGATGGCCACTAGGTTTGGCAAGATGGCAAGAGTAGTTTCATCAGAGTGGTGGGGCTAGAGTGGGGTAAGGAATGAATGGAAACTGAGAAAGCAGAAACAGCAACTAGACTATTCTTTTATAGCATTCTCTGATGATGgggaataaagaaatagaatggcagctggaggggcatctggggccaaacattttttatttggacAATATTAGAGCATATTGTATAACGGGAATGACCCAACAGAGAAATACTGATAATGTAGAATGGAAAGATAATTGCAGAAGTTGAGTCCCTGAGGGAGCAAGAGAACACTGGATCTTCTGCCCAAGGAGTTGACAAGAAAAGGACACACAAACCATCATCATGGGAAGTAAAAGAGTGGGGGTATAGATGCAGATGGGCTGCTATGATTCCTTGCTGGGAAGATACAAGGATTCCTATCTActttttagtaaaaaaataaaataaaacaagatctcaactgagaacaaaggaaaagaggaaatatggAAGAGTTAAAAGAGAAGTATAGATGGAGAGGAGCTAGCAACAGGTATGAAAGATTTAGAAACAGGACTCTCAAGCACAAGGTTAGCAAACTTCCAATCCCTTGGATAATGGTTATGGTAGATAATATCAGGGCCCATAAATCTAATAGATAATGCCCAAAGAAATGCTAGACCCCAGTCCACGTGGCCCAATAGTTCCTATGAGATAGAAAATACTCTGGATTAGGCCTCCTTGCCTTTCAAATTCAAACTGCTTTTGGATTTGTAAACTggaagaaacaacaaaactatttttgttaaatccaaaaagcctgggtggctcagtcagataagcatccaaatcttggataagcatccaaatctttctagctcaggtcatggtatcaAGTGgtaagatccagccccacatcaggctcactgctccatagggagtctgctcaagattctctctctcctctgcccctcccttcctctaacgtgtgcatgctctctctctctgaaataaataagtctttttttaaaatccaaaattgtTTCATATagattaggaaataaaatagatcaaAGTTGTAAAAATGACTAAACTGGTTTCAAGATCAAAGACGCTTTAAAAAGTCTTCATGTTTTCCACTTATCTCTTAAATAGCACTCTGAATGAGCAGAAAGAGGGATTTCACTTAGgtaaaaaaggaaactagaagGGCTGCCAACCTGGGATGTTACTTTAACAAAGGGACAGATGTCCCCAGCTAGAGATATCTAACTATAAGATAAATAGTCAGCTGCTAAGGAAATTTTCTAAGAGCATATGCTTAACTAATACATGCaagaggaatggaagaaaatagcctgccaaaaagaaattaggaaactAAACTAAATAACATTTCCCTCCAACTCATCTAGTGTAGGCACACCAATTCTAAGTCTCTCCcttacttggatttttttttttttaatctgtctctCCCAGTGGACACAGGAGAActggccggctcagtcagaaaagcatgcaactcttgggtctcagagttgtgagttcaagccacaggTGCATGAGTACCTGGGTATAAAGATTGCTtaactaaacttttaaaaagtgcatgagtacctgggtatagagattgcttaactaaacttttaaaaataaattaaattaaatttggggcacctgcatggctcagccggttaggtgtctgccttcagctcaggggacCTGGGTtctgcataaggctccctgctgagcagggagccttgcttctccctctcctctctgctcgtgctctctctcactatctgtgtgtctctctcactcagataaataaaatcttcttcaaaaattaattaatttaattaaaaaatctttaaaaatccttagCTTTTCTATTACCTACAGAATAAAATCCTTGGCCTGACCCTGTCAAAGCTCTAGCATCCAGCACTACGTAAACATTGAACAGAATCTCCTACAATTCCCATTCTCCAACTAAACGGGGCTCTTCCAACAGggaaaaaaacaccagaaaatgAGAAACCCAGAACCATAAATAGATAAAAGGCTTCCCTTCCCAACAATCCAATGAAGGATAAACCCCAAATTTCAAATTTCCCGTTTAAACAACTCCTTTGAAGATCTGGGTAACAAACGGCAGAAGAGTTAGGATCTAGCAAGGGCAATGTTGTCAAAAGAAATGAACCTTTGATGATGACTATGAACTCTCATGAATCCTTTCTTATCCTGAAGCAACTTCCATTTCTCTGGCCCAATTACCTGTTATCTAAGAACTTTGGAAATCCTAATCCCCCATATTGACTCCACTATCACTGTGCCTTTGCACTAGACATTCTCTTCAAAAGCAAGCTAGGACTTTTCACTGGGGAGGAGGAAACGGAATCTGCCAACTCAATTTTAGCTACAACAGCCCAAAAATAGGACTTGGcataagaaaaaattatctgTTCAAAAGAAAATCTTCTGCTTTTATCACACTAATCTACAACTGTAGTCCATACCCACTCCTCAGTAAATCAGTCTTCCATGTAAGCCCTGAGGAGGCATTCTTAACCTTAGGCTTATGAAGCTGGGGTGACTTCAGCAAGAAACTTTCTTTTCAATCAACTTAGGCCCCACCCCACTCCTACTCTTGCAGACCTGGAAGACAAAAATCATCAAATGGAAGTCACTAGAGGTTCTCAAAATTCCTTCTCCGGTCTGGATAATACAATTTTTAGTTACAAGCACCCTGGATTGGGGGAGGCGGGAGAGGCAAAGGGGGGatgcagggggatggggtagaAGGTCTGATATCCAGAGCAAACAGGGTAGGCTATCTGGTGTATATGACGGAGGTAACATCGGAACTCCTGATAGCCCAGATGCTGCCACAAAGAACCAAGTCTTGGTCATCTAGGACAAAACCCAAAGATCATAATAAAACATCCAATTCACAGGCTATTAACTCTACAACTCCAGACCGGCTAGTACACAAGTCATTAAGTCCTTAGGCTTATTTTAAGTTCTGAGAAAGAAGGTGGAGTATCTCTGGTATGAGTCTGAGCTAGCATTTGTGTAAAAAGCATTCTACAGCTCTATAAGCTGAGAACCACTATAAATGAGCAATTCTaatgctgtattttgtttctGCCCCAAATAGACTGTAAATTCACTGAGGACAAGAAACAGAAACCTGATGCACCTCCAAAGCTAGTACCCTCTGTTAGACTCAAAACACAATTGATGGTCTGATAATAATcacactgggggaaaaaatggattcTAACATGTTCTCAAAATCAGACAGAAGACGATACCAGTGACTGGAAGGGCCCACCTGGTGCCAGGCTAACTCATGGGCCAAGGCTGAACTTAGCATTCACTAGAGTTCCTACTGGGCAAGAAAGGTCAGCTTTTGTTATATACGGCAGTCTACAACGTATCAAATGCTGGGAATCAGAATAATAACTGCTAAAATAGAGCTCTGTGAATAAAAACGGAGTTCAGGATACTGACACAACAGCTTTATCCACAAGAAAGAAGTAGGAGCAGCTGAAAGCCAAAGTCAAGTAAAGGTTGATTCAACAAGCGAACCACCTATGCTCCTATTTCTTACACTGTTTCACTAGCGGTTAGCAGTGATTAGGTCGAGGTGAGAGAGATACTTCGGAGtctgcttttccattttaaagctCTACCCATTTTAAAGGTATGTTAAAGCCGAAGTGAACGCTGAAATGGAGTTTTCCTGGAGTGAAGCGGGTTTCTCCAGAATTCCAGAATCAGGCTTGTGgcaacctttctgagcctcaatttccccttTCACAAAAGAGGGCAATGCAGGCTCCTCTCGGGACTTCACGGGGCGGTGATCTGCTATAAAAGAGAGTGACGAGGGAGGAAAAGCAGCGCACCAAAGTAAACACATTATTACTGCGATTACGTAGAGAACCATTACCCGCTAGGATGAAGCTCCCCACACAAGAGATGAAGCCCGAGAGAAAAGAGTTGAAGGGGAAGGTCCCCACGAGGAGGCAATAACCGAACTGCAGCGCCCCGGTCAGCAGTATGTACAGGAGGTACGCGTCAAGCAGCTTCAGGCGCTGAGGCGTGGAGCTCAAGTACTCCTCTAGGAACCGCGAGATAACCGACGCTACCGACGCCGACATGACTACACACTCGCTTCTCGGCCTGCGCTCCCCGAACGCCCGGCGAAAGCCACGGCCACCCCGGATGTAGTCCGTAGCCTTGACGCCTGCGCACCTCTGCAGCCCCGCTCCGCCCGCCCCGAGTCGCCTCTTTGCGCAGGCGTGTACTCAGGCCCGGGCGCGAAGCAACTACCGCGCAGACGCAGAGCACATCTACAGACGTGGGCCACGGCCTGCTAAAGCTAAGGCGCCTGCGCAGTGGATCTGATCCGTCCCTGGGCCGGAGACGTGTGCTCTTTCCGTCCTACTTCCGTGGTCAGGTCGGTGACGCCCACAGTTGCTCTAGCAACAGGATActgtgggaggaagagggggacagGTTTTACAAAGGACAGCGTAGCCACCCGAGGGTTCCGGCTTTCTTTGGCCCACCCGCGTCTTCAAAGATTGAGTGTTTGGATCTACTGTGAGGCAACGCCTGGCGTCCTCGGGGTTCAGTCGCGACGCAGCCCCAGCTCTGTTAAGGGCAAATGCCTGCCCCAGATGATTAGAGCAAGTTACGTCCGCCCGCAGAAAGACCCACCGCTGCTAATCGCTGCGCAGGCACTAGCTTAGGCGGGGTTATGGGGGGAGGCAGCTTGCCCTCTACCTGGCCCTGAGCGGGACTTGGGATTTGTCCCTGGGAGCGCTAACGAATAAGCGCGGTACACAGGGAACCCCAAGTCCGCAGGCATTCAttagttcagcaaatatttattgggcgCCTCGTGGCGCTGTGCTAAACTGTAGGTGCcgtccgggggggggggggagggtcttGCTGGGGGCGGGGACTGAGTGAAAACAGTCGATTAACCTGCATACTGGGGGTGACCGGGTTAAGCAACCTTTTGCTCACAAGCTGGCATCTTGAACCCGGTGTAGTGCCCCAGGACGCTACGCTGGAAGGCACACAGGAGCATTGCCTGGTTCAAACCCTACCTCCTCCAGCACCTTTTGCAGAGGAGGCTGAAGGTTTATGGTTTTGCGTTTTAACAAATGGAATtaccattatatatttataacatatttagcgttttaactttaaaaatcagatccACTTTAATTTCTGGCTTTCgctgcccttttttttaagatttatttatttattcatgagagacacaggcagagggggaagcaggctccctgcagggagcccaatgtgggactccatggcGAGCCgaagtagacactcaaccgctgagccacccaggcgtccctttctctgcccttttAATTTCACATTAATCTAACCTTccagccctgcttctccttctctcatcTTTCAGTTGCAGGTCGCACGTAAccaggtgcctttttttttttttttaagattttatttatttatttattcatgagaaagagagagagaggcaggctccatgccgggaggctgatgtgagactcatccagggtctccaggatctggccctgagctaaggcggcgctaaaccgctgagccacccaggctgcccaccaggTGCTTTTTAACCTTGTTAACAACTTTGAGTTATCCTAGGTACTCTATCAAAATTGCTAAAGCAAAATTCCTTGTCTTCAAGGGTCCTTCATTTGTTAACGTGGAAACTATGTCAGCGTCAACAATTATAGTGATTAGCATTGATGAGCAAAACCTTGCTTAGGttctagaaagaagagaaataatccaTGTCCTCAGAAAGCTTTACAATCTATTTGAAAAAGATTCATATTCACACTCACAGAGATTTGCACTGCTAACTTAAGTTCAGCCTAAACTCTTAGCttgctgagaaaaaaaaggaggggagcaGTGAATAACCAGGCTAGGTCCTATTTCAATATAATAAGGCAAGAAGCTTCAGTTTCTCTGACAAATTGAACCTTCCTCCCTGCTTCTTCAGCAAGTAGGAGAGTAGCTTCCTCACCAAGTATTCAACATCAGACTTTAAAGGCTACGCTGATGCTTTTTAATCATTCAGGAGTGGATTCCTCAGGGGATTTCTATTCCATCAGCCAGGCTCCTTCCAGCAGTTTCTCCCTTATGCTGTATCTGCCTTTGATCCGTGTCAACTATCATTATTAGCATCTCCATAGGAACTCCCAAAGAGGGAAagcaaaagagatgaaaaataactaATTCACTTACTGAGTGCATCCTTTTCTGAGACCTGCAAAGTCAAACATCAATATATAATAAACTAAAGTTTTTCTGGACTacttaaaacagcaagaaaagGTCTTGTTCTGTGTTCAGTTTATGATTCTATAATCgctgaaatatttttaactgatctGTCAACAGGAAATTGCTAATACTAGTATTGATTTCAACAGTTTAAATcagaatatatgtaaaaattcacATCCAGAAAAATGGATAAGAGTGCTGGTTCTAGGGTCAGAGTTCTGGGTTTGAACCTTGGTTCTGCTGTTGCCTGATCCATAACAAGTTAGTCATGCAgccctcattttccttttctatgatTTGGAAATAACAATACCAGGATGGCTGGAATgttgtgttaaaaagaaaagcacaggcccaaaatggaccCTTAGACTGAGTCCCCAAACCgcgtaatcttttttttttataaattaattttttattggtgttcaatttaccaacatacagaataacacccagtgctcatcctgtcaagtgctcccctcagtgcccgccacccatttcacccccaccccccgccctcctcccctcccaccacccctagttcgtttcccagagttaggagtctttatgttctgtctccctttctgatatttcccacacatttcttctcccttcccttatattccctttcactattatttatattccccaaatgaatgagaacatacactgtttgtccttctccgattgacttacttcactcagcataataccctccaattccatccatgtggaagcaaatggtgggtatttgtcgtttctaatggctgaggaatattccattgtatacatagaccacatcttctttatccattcatctttcgatggacaccgaggctccttccacagtttggctattgtggacattgctgctagaaacatcggggtgcaggtgtcccggcgattcattgcatctgaatctttggggtaaatccccaacagtgcaattgctgggtcgtagggcaggtctatttttaactctgaggaacctccacacagttttccagagtggctgcaccagttcacattcccaccaacagtgcaagagggttcccttttctccgcatcctctccaacatttgtggtttcctgccttgttaatgttccccattctcactggtgtgaggtggtatctcattgtggttttgatttgtatttccctgatggcaagtgatgcggagcattgtctcatgtgcgtgttggccatgtccatgtcttcctctgtgagatttctcttcatgtcttttgcccatttcatgattggattgtttgtttctttggtgttgagtttaataagttctttatagattttggaaactagccctttatctgatacgtcatttgcaagtatcttctcccattctgtaggttgtcttagttttgttgactgtatcctttgctgtgcaaaagcttcttatcttgatgaagtcccaatagttcatttttgcttttgtttcttttgccttcgtggatgtatcttgcaagaagttactgtggccgagttcaaaaagggtgttgcctgtgttctcctctaggattttgatggactcttgtctcacatttagatctttcatccattttgagctcatctttgtgtatggtgcaagagatggtctagtttcattcttctgcatgtggatgtccaattttcccagcaccatttattgaagagactgtctttcttccagtggatagtctttcctcctttatcgaatattagttgaccataaagttcagggtccacttctgggttctctattctgttccattgatctatgtgtccgtttttgtgccagtaccacactgtcttgatgaccacagctttgtagtacaacctgaaatctggcattgtgatgcccccagctatggttttcttttttaaaattcccctggctattcggggtcttttctgattccacacaaatcttaaaataatttgttctaactctctgaagaaagtccatggtattttgatagggattgcattaaacgtgtaagttgctctgggtaacattgacattttcacaatattaattctgccaatccatgagcatggaatagttttccatctctttgtgtcttcctcaatttctttcagaagtgttctgtagtttttagggtatagatcctttacctctttggttaggtttattcctaggtatcttatgcttttgggtgcaattgtaaatgggattgactccttaatttctctttcttcagtctcattgttagtgtatagaaatgccactgatttctgggcattgattttgtatcctgccacgctaccaaattgctgtatgagttctagcaatcttggggtggaggcttttgggttttctatgtagagtatcatgtcatcggcgaagagggagagcaAACCACATaatctaattgcagtttcaacctctcccagaaatgtagtcttaaccAGTTAGGAATATGTCACCAATGAGTTGGCCACAGGGTCCTTCTCCATACACCTGAGGAAAATGAGACCCTTTGCCTTCCTCACTATGGAAAAATGGTCTGAATAATCCTTTCCTTTAGCTAATAACTTTCTTACCCTACCCTCATATctataaaaatcttccattttgcAAAACTCCTCAGAGTTCTTTATTTGCTAGATGAAACACTGCCcaattaatgaattttattttattttatttttatttattcatgagagatacagagagaggcagagacacaaacagagggagaagcaggcagcagactacctgctgagcagggagcccaattcaggacttgatcccaggtccccaggatcatgacctgagctaaaggcagacacccaaccactgagccacccaggtaccccatgaatctttttttttttaaatgccaattaGGTCTTCAAAatttacttggttgaattttttaaacagtggtgagaattaaatgagatgttaaCATTAAGCACTTAACATAGTATTTGACACACagtaaatgttcagtaaacatttactcTTAACAATTAATACTGGTAATTAACTATGCTTCCTCTATTTCTCTGACTAAAAGTTGGGCAAACCACAGAGCTCCAAATATTTTGGGATGTAAGAGATGGCACTGAAAGACCAACTCAGATGGCTCTCAGGGggcaaaacaaatttataaattgaaGCTGAAGTCAGAAGAGACTTCAGGAGTTTTATTACAAAAACAATGTTGGAGAGGAAAAATTTCCCTCTAACCATCTTAGTTTTATTGGCCCTGTAAATTAGACTGAAAAAGACAGATTAGCAAGTGAAAACAAACAAGTTTATTAACATATGCATCACATAGACACATGGGTGTACTCAATTATTAATAACTCAAAGGAGTGGTTAGAACTTGGGCTTATATcatgttaagaaacaaaattcaactgagtatattttattctattttttatttgacggaaagagagagagcagaggcagagggagaagcaggctccctgctgagcaagaagcctgatgcagggttcaatgcTAGGACCTTGGAACCATGaaccgagccgaaggcagatgcttaaccaactggccacgcaggtgcccctcaactgagtacattttaaagacattactggctttatttaatgattcatgaatcaggcataGTCAGTCTAAAAGAAAGGAGCTCCAAGAAGCtacacaaaatgaaagactttttagGCAGATGGGAGCAGGAACTAGGAAAACACTAAACAAAAAGCAGACTGGTGATATTAAGGTCATTTTCCTTTAGGCAATTCCTGATTGATTCCATTTATGGGAAAGCCAAAACTGTAAGGTTTGATGATGTGGGGCCtaacataagtgactccatttagGGCCTGTCAGTCTTGTTTGTGTAACAACGGCACTTTACCAAAAAAGGAATACCCTTTGGAGAAGTGACAAGACAAGGAAAAAGGACTTTTGAGTTTCTAGGGCAGCAAGTTGTGGGAAGGTAAAAATGTATAAGAGGATTAATAAAAACAAGGTTTAGTTAGTAAAGTTTGTTTTGTAGATTCCTCTGGTGCCCTCTCTGGGTTGTTAAGGATCTAGAGTTCTTCTGTTCATCCCTTATAAGGGGGAGCGGGGACACATATACAAAGTAATGTCCTGCTTTTAGGTAAATAGGGGGAGGGTAGAGGGCTTTTCCTGCTGCTTTTATCTGCTGCTTCTCAATTaccttcagttcaaaataatccttatgctacagtggcatattttggggtggcatgttCTGCCATTCAACACTCAACAtcggacacgtgggtggctcggtggttgaacgtctgcctttggctcaggtcctaggatcaggtccgagtcccacatcagtctccctgcatggagcctggttctccctctgcatttgtctcttcctctctctgtgtgtctcatgaataaataaataaaatatttaaatctaaagGTTTTTATGGGCTTATTGGTgggctgttttttgttgttgttgttgttgttgtttttaaagattttgcttatttattcatgagcaagagagaggcagagatgcaggccgagggagaagcaggctccatgcagggagcctgacgtgggactcgatcccaggtctccaggatcaggccctgggctgaaggcagcactaaacctctgagctacccgggctgccctggtgggctgttttaatctgagTAACCACTCTGTACCTGTCATCCAATCAGGCTTTTGTCATCTACCTATCacatgggaaagggtggagggctcaTTCCAGAGTAAggtaaaatccttttttttttttttaaagatttatttatttatgatagacatagagagagagagagaggcagagacacaggaggagggagaagcaggcccatgct
Encoded here:
- the DAD1 gene encoding dolichyl-diphosphooligosaccharide--protein glycosyltransferase subunit DAD1 isoform X1, which produces MSASVASVISRFLEEYLSSTPQRLKLLDAYLLYILLTGALQFGYCLLVGTFPFNSFLSGFISCVGSFILAVCLRIQINPQNKADFQGISPERAFADFLFASTILHLVVMNFVG
- the DAD1 gene encoding dolichyl-diphosphooligosaccharide--protein glycosyltransferase subunit DAD1 isoform X2; this encodes MSASVASVISRFLEEYLSSTPQRLKLLDAYLLYILLTGALQFGYCLLVGTFPFNSFLSGFISCVGSFILAGSLFDFPWMRTFEMATWTCGFSSRKIRFILKY